A genomic stretch from Aerococcaceae bacterium zg-1292 includes:
- a CDS encoding MATE family efflux transporter yields the protein MRQKHYYKTALQMAWPSVLESFFISLAGMIDTMMVGSLGSYAIASVGLTTQPKLIGLTLFFGITISVSTIVARRRGQEDKRGANEVFLTAMILALIGCVIITTIALYFAHPILTLSGSNQETHQAAVNYFQIIMGGLIFNVIAMVINAAQRGSGNTKIAFVTNLTSSIINIVFNYLLIGGQFGFPALGIQGAALATVIGSMVAMLMSIRSLFKRQSLIQIPYILHHKVKMRFETVKTIFKIGSTMVIENLAMRIGFVTTAITAANLGTHSFAIYNAGMNLLSLGFSFGDGMQVAAVALSGRALGKGDHEEAINFGYICQRIGLAMSILLSIFLFLFGQRIMGLYFDNPSVVVEATKATRFIMIIVLLQISQLVYGGCLRAGGDVRYTLMTGIISVSIIRTTVTLVLVHIFNLGLNGIWIGILTDQLSRFTLLRHRFKLGKWTQIQL from the coding sequence ATGAGACAAAAACATTATTACAAAACAGCACTACAAATGGCGTGGCCGTCTGTTTTAGAAAGCTTTTTCATTTCGTTAGCTGGGATGATTGATACGATGATGGTTGGTTCATTAGGCAGTTATGCGATTGCTTCGGTCGGACTGACCACACAGCCAAAGTTGATTGGTTTAACTCTATTTTTCGGTATTACGATTTCTGTATCAACAATTGTAGCTAGGCGTCGCGGTCAAGAAGATAAGCGTGGTGCCAACGAAGTTTTTTTAACTGCAATGATATTAGCCCTGATTGGTTGTGTTATCATCACAACGATTGCCCTTTATTTTGCACATCCAATTTTAACTTTATCAGGTAGTAACCAAGAAACTCACCAAGCTGCTGTCAATTATTTTCAAATCATTATGGGTGGCTTAATTTTTAATGTCATCGCCATGGTTATTAATGCTGCTCAACGTGGAAGTGGGAATACAAAAATCGCTTTTGTTACCAATTTGACCTCATCAATTATTAACATTGTCTTTAATTACTTACTAATTGGTGGACAATTTGGTTTCCCTGCACTAGGTATACAAGGGGCTGCTCTAGCGACGGTCATTGGTAGTATGGTAGCCATGCTAATGAGTATTCGCTCGTTATTCAAACGTCAAAGTTTGATTCAAATCCCTTACATCCTCCATCATAAGGTGAAAATGCGGTTTGAAACAGTCAAAACCATCTTCAAAATAGGTTCAACGATGGTCATTGAAAATTTAGCGATGCGGATTGGGTTTGTGACAACAGCGATTACTGCTGCCAATCTCGGTACGCATTCGTTCGCGATTTATAATGCAGGGATGAATTTACTGAGTTTAGGTTTTTCATTTGGTGATGGGATGCAAGTGGCTGCCGTTGCCCTTTCTGGACGTGCGCTCGGAAAAGGTGACCATGAAGAAGCCATTAACTTTGGTTATATTTGTCAACGTATCGGTTTAGCCATGTCAATTTTATTATCCATCTTTTTATTCCTATTCGGACAACGCATCATGGGACTCTACTTTGATAATCCTAGTGTTGTAGTTGAAGCTACTAAAGCCACTCGCTTTATTATGATTATTGTATTGCTACAAATCTCTCAACTTGTTTATGGCGGTTGTTTACGTGCTGGTGGTGATGTACGTTATACATTGATGACCGGTATCATCTCCGTATCAATTATTCGTACAACTGTTACGCTTGTACTAGTTCATATCTTTAATCTTGGTCTTAATGGTATTTGGATTGGTATTTTAACCGACCAATTATCACGCTTTACTTTATTGCGTCATCGATTCAAATTAGGCAAATGGACTCAAATCCAATTATAA
- a CDS encoding ABC transporter ATP-binding protein, whose protein sequence is MINTKRKYNLFYLVLRSISQYIRAAKMWAILEQGFTVLSSLSLLVGVLATQRLFDCISAVSSKESSYQQVVMALCFVAVVMICQQIFRGLSYYLLGYNSYKNVGIFMSELMLKLDRISAVHFDDSEFLDKLDQAKRCIEYEDYGYFSSNCLRMVTYYGVFFVTFTFYFFKLSPILPIIIVVSFIPAIFGQLFQVKYFIELEDTCAPLRRKLSYYQDAIISQETFKETRLLGAFNYFYHLFKDTLAILTSKAWDVEKKVTVLRLSLRMISLMGLGLSALILFNATMNNDITIGTFIAIFAALSEIFSIADELVSVYVSEASETLGKIAVYFKFLDMDEEDGTMNVVDFSKGIVANNISFSYLGETKKAIQDVSLTLSENESIAIVGENGAGKTTLVRLLIGLYQPDEGTIEIGGLDSRTTHPSSIFSQISGVFQQFMRYKMTLSENISISQPREEVNYHQIQEVLSAAHVSDNDLSLDTMLTTEFGGVDLSGGQWQRIAIARGLYRMNNLIVLDEPTAAIDPIEEERVFTQFKNLSSDKTTIYVTHRLASAKFADRIIVMDKGQIIDVGSHFELLSRNGKYTEMWQAQAEWYIRD, encoded by the coding sequence ATGATAAATACAAAAAGAAAATATAATCTATTTTACTTGGTATTGCGTTCAATATCACAATATATAAGAGCAGCAAAAATGTGGGCAATTTTGGAACAAGGATTTACTGTTCTTAGTTCATTGTCTTTATTAGTGGGAGTGCTGGCGACTCAGCGTCTGTTTGACTGTATTTCGGCAGTTAGTAGTAAAGAATCAAGTTATCAACAAGTAGTGATGGCACTATGTTTTGTTGCAGTTGTGATGATTTGTCAGCAGATATTTCGCGGATTGAGTTATTATCTTTTAGGTTATAACTCTTACAAGAACGTCGGTATTTTTATGAGTGAGCTGATGTTAAAGTTAGATAGAATATCAGCAGTTCACTTTGATGATTCAGAATTTTTAGATAAATTAGATCAGGCGAAGCGTTGTATTGAATACGAAGATTATGGTTATTTTTCGAGTAATTGTTTGAGAATGGTAACCTACTATGGTGTCTTTTTTGTGACATTTACATTCTACTTTTTCAAATTATCTCCTATATTGCCAATAATAATTGTTGTTTCTTTTATTCCAGCAATTTTTGGGCAACTATTTCAGGTGAAATATTTCATTGAATTAGAAGATACATGTGCACCCCTTCGGCGCAAACTAAGCTACTACCAGGATGCAATTATCAGTCAAGAAACTTTTAAAGAAACACGCTTATTGGGAGCATTTAATTATTTTTATCATCTATTCAAAGATACTTTAGCAATATTAACTAGTAAAGCATGGGACGTAGAGAAAAAGGTAACCGTTCTACGACTGAGTTTAAGAATGATATCGTTGATGGGTTTAGGTTTGTCAGCGCTCATACTTTTTAATGCAACTATGAATAATGACATAACGATAGGTACGTTTATTGCTATCTTTGCAGCTTTATCAGAAATTTTTTCAATAGCAGATGAACTTGTTTCAGTATATGTGAGTGAGGCAAGTGAAACTTTAGGAAAAATCGCCGTCTATTTTAAGTTTCTTGATATGGATGAAGAAGATGGTACAATGAATGTTGTTGATTTTTCTAAAGGCATAGTTGCAAACAATATTAGCTTTAGTTATTTAGGAGAAACAAAAAAAGCAATACAAGATGTCAGTCTAACTCTCTCTGAGAATGAATCAATTGCGATTGTTGGTGAGAACGGTGCAGGAAAAACTACACTTGTTCGTCTACTTATTGGTTTATATCAACCAGATGAAGGGACGATTGAAATTGGTGGACTGGATAGCCGTACAACCCATCCTTCCTCTATTTTTAGTCAAATCTCTGGAGTCTTTCAACAGTTTATGCGTTATAAAATGACATTGTCTGAAAATATTAGTATCAGTCAGCCTAGAGAGGAAGTAAACTATCATCAGATTCAAGAAGTGCTGAGTGCTGCTCATGTGAGTGATAATGATTTAAGTCTTGACACGATGTTAACTACAGAATTTGGTGGTGTGGATTTATCGGGTGGACAGTGGCAAAGAATTGCGATTGCTCGCGGCTTGTATCGAATGAATAATCTGATAGTTTTGGATGAACCAACCGCAGCGATTGATCCAATCGAAGAGGAAAGGGTTTTTACCCAGTTTAAGAATTTATCGAGTGATAAAACCACAATATACGTTACACATCGATTAGCTTCGGCAAAGTTTGCAGATCGAATCATTGTAATGGATAAAGGGCAGATTATTGATGTCGGAAGTCATTTTGAACTCCTATCTAGGAATGGTAAATATACTGAAATGTGGCAAGCGCAAGCAGAGTGGTATATTAGAGACTAA
- a CDS encoding ABC transporter ATP-binding protein produces MLQTRKYNWMDIFIIPFQLSPVYLIIYFLLELIQALLSTIGLVFATSYFVDEAKIVLSRGATVSRLYLALGLLLVVFVFSGLIDQLLGLLLSRLKIEMERQLLPEILNRTASLKYKYIEHSETLDLIERISKNIILNLQEGVRGLTMIIRSIVALASVLLLIVTYVWWSAVLITVVSIPLFIFSIKAGGKNYSAWMEAAQYERRYSYYSDDILTSRMATPERKLFGYAEKIVKLHRKFFELARKIQERVSVEIRLTLITMSIVITAIALLISFSLINPVIDGTISPGLFMGINTAVFTMATTFGTTMQEATKQLSYANSCMNDLTEFMSLKIEGGAQDLPEKQLPVFKSLVFKNVSFKYPNSNYYSLENLSFTIDADTHYAFVGKNGSGKTTIIKLMTGLYDEYDGEILINGIELRQIPQSTLKAMFSVSYQDFAKYQVSLFDNIALGNTAKGIQNDELENVIEKTQLSEMVQQLKEGAHTLLGKISKEGTDLSGGQWQKIAISRTLISPAPIKILDEPTASLDPMAESIIYKEFEEVMKGKTTIFISHRLGSTKLAEKILVMDEGKLIESGSHQTLLDKEGVYAAMFEAQRRWYE; encoded by the coding sequence ATGTTACAAACAAGGAAATACAATTGGATGGATATTTTCATAATACCATTTCAACTTTCTCCGGTCTATTTAATAATCTATTTTTTATTAGAATTAATACAAGCATTACTCTCAACGATTGGATTAGTATTTGCAACATCGTATTTTGTAGATGAGGCGAAAATTGTGCTTTCCAGGGGAGCAACGGTGTCACGTCTATATCTTGCGTTAGGACTATTACTAGTCGTGTTCGTCTTTAGTGGTTTAATTGACCAACTATTAGGTTTGTTATTATCACGGTTAAAAATTGAAATGGAACGACAATTGCTACCAGAAATTTTAAATAGAACAGCAAGTTTGAAATATAAATATATTGAACATTCAGAGACATTGGATTTAATTGAAAGAATATCTAAAAATATAATACTAAACCTACAAGAAGGAGTCAGGGGACTCACGATGATTATTAGGAGTATTGTTGCCTTAGCATCGGTCTTATTGCTTATTGTAACATATGTCTGGTGGTCGGCAGTACTCATTACGGTAGTAAGTATTCCATTGTTTATCTTTTCAATTAAAGCAGGGGGGAAAAATTACTCTGCTTGGATGGAAGCCGCGCAGTATGAACGTCGATACAGTTATTATAGTGATGATATATTAACTAGTAGAATGGCGACTCCAGAGCGAAAGTTGTTTGGATATGCCGAAAAAATTGTTAAATTACATCGGAAATTCTTTGAGCTTGCCAGAAAAATTCAAGAACGCGTGTCGGTTGAAATACGATTGACATTGATTACAATGAGTATTGTTATAACTGCTATTGCATTATTGATATCTTTTTCATTGATTAATCCAGTAATTGATGGAACGATAAGTCCGGGTTTATTTATGGGGATTAATACCGCGGTATTCACCATGGCAACCACATTTGGAACAACGATGCAAGAAGCAACAAAACAATTATCATATGCTAATAGTTGCATGAATGATTTAACTGAATTTATGTCCTTAAAGATTGAAGGCGGTGCACAAGATTTACCTGAAAAACAATTACCAGTGTTTAAATCGTTAGTTTTCAAAAATGTTTCCTTTAAATATCCTAATTCAAATTACTATAGTTTGGAAAATCTTTCATTTACAATTGATGCGGATACGCATTATGCTTTTGTTGGTAAAAATGGTTCAGGCAAAACGACGATTATTAAACTGATGACCGGTCTTTATGATGAGTATGATGGAGAAATACTTATTAATGGAATAGAATTACGGCAGATTCCTCAATCGACATTAAAAGCAATGTTTTCAGTAAGTTATCAAGATTTTGCAAAATATCAAGTATCTCTATTTGATAACATTGCACTAGGTAATACTGCTAAGGGTATACAAAATGATGAACTTGAAAATGTAATTGAGAAAACACAACTCTCAGAAATGGTCCAACAATTAAAAGAAGGTGCGCATACATTATTAGGTAAGATTAGTAAAGAGGGAACAGATTTATCCGGTGGTCAATGGCAAAAAATTGCGATTTCAAGAACATTAATCAGTCCGGCACCGATTAAAATTTTAGATGAGCCAACCGCTTCCTTAGATCCTATGGCTGAAAGTATTATTTATAAAGAGTTTGAAGAAGTCATGAAAGGTAAGACAACGATATTTATTAGTCATCGATTAGGCTCAACAAAGCTGGCTGAAAAAATATTGGTGATGGATGAGGGGAAACTCATTGAATCAGGTAGTCATCAAACATTATTGGATAAAGAGGGAGTATATGCTGCAATGTTTGAAGCACAAAGAAGGTGGTATGAATGA